In Tenebrio molitor chromosome 1, icTenMoli1.1, whole genome shotgun sequence, the sequence tatatgtatgtactcGTATATTTTTTCGCAATTTCATCAGTTTTACATTatctttaatttattttaaagaaaaccatcaccattattattttcaagacAATGACATTGATAActgtaattaatatttatcaaataaaCTTCCGTAAAATCCAAACACATGTAATTTGTTTGGTTAAATCTTAAATCAACTAGTATCCACGAACCATTacctaatatatttttttggttaatttaacTAACGACGTACTTTTAACAAGATGCGCTCTGATTCAAAAAAGCAAATTTGGAGGAGTTATCCGCGATCTAATTAATCATTAACCATTTTTGTACAAGAACGTTTTGTTCCCGAATCCGTCAACGGAAAGAATTTTCTTTGCTCACAAAAATTCAGGCGTAATGAATAATGAAGTGGAGAAATTCACCTTTCAATTAACATAGtagtttatttcaattttctgaTTTGAGATAACTTATAATTGATCGTTTCCTGTTTCGTTACAGACTGGTTACTCTGCCGACGGACAAGACGGTCAACAATGTTTAAAGTGAGTTTGAACCACTTCCGAATCCTAATAAATTCACAATCTGTGTCTTTTCAGAAAAACATTTCTTGAATCTCCTTTTGATGACCCAACCGAGTACCGAAATTTCGTCGGAATTTTGGCAGTCATTTGGGTGATAATACTGATCCTGTGCGTATTCCTCGCACAAGCAAAGACAAATTCTAACGAAAGTTACATTCTAGGTCGATCCGGAGGACGAAAACTTTTATTACTTCTCTATCTCTTCTCCTCTTTCCAGTTTTAGGCTGTCTGATAGCGCTAACAGTGAAAGCGGTTTTTGCCGAAGACGAGTACAAGTCTTTAGAAAAACTGAACAAAGACATCGACTGGTCAATTCTACAAAACGCCTATGTCAGTGATACAAACGTTGTTTTAACTGTTTAAATTGAATGCGCAATTTCTAGATTTGGTACTACGCGGCCATACAAGTATTCTTCTCGACGAACGTAGGATTTGGAACTTTTGTCACAAACGCTGGGATTATCTACAACAAAATCAACCCTCTATGGTAGGTAAATGTTTACACAATCAAGTCTCGATgctacaaatttaattattttcaggaTTGCGTTGTGCTTCTTCAGcgtgaatttgttgtttggTGTGGGCTCTGTCATCATTTGTTACATATTTTCCGGTGAACTGGACACGATCGCTTCGAAAACAGGCGATATAACCGAAGTCCATCTTGTCGCTCTTATGTACACAATCATCGTTAAGAGCGAGGACAGAAATGAGGCGAAAATTTGGGCTATTGTTGCCTACGCTGGGATCTTACTGGCTGGTTTTATAAGCATGGTCAGTCTTCAACTTTCAACTTTTGCAGAATTTAACGTCAATTTCCAGGCGACCATCACCTACACTTTGCTAAAGGCAATAACAGTGCAAAACAGAAGACGTCTTAAGTGGTGGCAGACCAGCATCATTTTGTGCTTCGTCGGTTTGGTACTAGGCGCTGCTGTTCTACTCAAAAGCGACTTGCAGATTGTCAGATTGTTAGACCACTACATAgtgggaaatttaattttgatttcggtCATCATCGAGGTGTTCGCTCTCATCGCGTTCTACGGTGAGCATCGCCGACACTTCAGTTTTCACCACAATAAAGaaatctattttaggcacCGAGAATATCAAATCAGATTTTGAATTCATGCTGGGCCACATTTTATCCAAATTTTGGTTGATCCTTTGGTGCATAGTGCCTCTGCTCCTCACTGCTATCTTCGCGTGGGCCTTAATTGCCCCTCCCGCGAAAGGGGGCATCACTGCCTTGGAAGAAGACTCTGTGTGGGTGGCGGGCACAGGCTGGGGCGTAGTCCTAACCGCCACCGTATTTATCTTCGTGATGGGGATTTACACCATTACCCAACAAGACGGTTACACCATGGTCGATGTAAGTAGTTTGACTGGTTTTGCGAAGACTAATGCGTCGTGTTGCAGAAATTCAAAACGTCGATGAAGCCGTCGAAGAACTGGGGTCCCAAAGACCCCATGCTGAGGCACAACTGGATCCAATGGAGATCCAAAACGAAACAAGGAGAGCGCGATTTTACTCTGAAGCGTAGGGGAACTCGAGACTACACGCGCTCCATCAAGAAGAGTGCGAAGAAGGCAAATATCAATTCAAATCAGGTTGTTAAGAATGACCAGAATCAGAATGTTCGGGTTAGTAATACTAGTGCGGAGTACGTCGAGCCTTATTATATGGAGAACGAGCGACCACTAGCTTTGACTAATGGGCGTGCCGGGAAGAAAGCAAAGCCTTTAAGGGTGACCTCGCTTGTGGATTCGATGGATCCGCCTAGTCCTGCTTTTACTATAAATATACGAAATACGTACGATGGGTTCAGAACCAATATTAATCCGTTGTCGAGGACACACGCAGTAGATATTCATGATAGTTCCAATTCTGAAGGATACGGCACCTTCAGGAAAGGACCATATATTATTCCAGAATCACACATAACACACGTATGTCATAGGAGATATAGCCAAAGTGAAGATGCCACAGAACTGTAAttgttgtttatatttttttgtaaatagaCTCCATAGATATGTAACATTGTATACTCAATgaatgttatttattttatattatatcttttttttaatataaagtgaagaaattgtgttttattattatgcaGTGGTTCAACTATAGACCAAATAAAGTTATTTGTCTTTGTGCAGCTGCTATTAATATAGgaatatattaataaaaattatattacatTGTTTCACAtgatgacatttaatttttccagcagtccaataattttatttattatttttaccgtTTTTCTGAACATGTATACGCAGAGACCTTCAAGAGCTACATTGTAATAAATGATTTGCTGATAAATCGCGTATACAGGGGGTTTGCAAAAAATCAATGAATTTCCCTGTGACAATATTATCTGATCAAATAAATGCTTTGGAATgttatttgtttcatttaaatacaTGTGTCAGATcacaaaacaaatacaaattgatCACACGATATGtcgatacatatttaaaaaacaaactgtTAATTATATAGACGTtactaaaaacaaacattgaaTTTGCTAATATCGCAATTTTAACGAAGGAAAATAGAAAAgtagttaatttaaaaaatgtcggaaAAAACGAATTGAGAAGTTATGACGTAATTGTTCCTCCACCCACGAGtctatgtttaattttttttttcgcatcTTGGGAACTGTAGATTTGTAAAAAGTGGACTGGTCGTTTACTTTTTAGAAATGAAAGTACAAAGACTTTGGAAGttgcttttattaaaaataattgtctttTCACTATACCTAGTTTTAACAATTATAGTTAAACTTCTATATTAAAGTATGTGACACATGCTTTAGTGTTGACCTGTTTAAGAATAGCCCTCAATGACGTTCCTGGGCCACATTCAAAAGTCCTTGGAAAATATTCGCCTTGACTTCTTTCATAAAGGGTGTGCAACAACTGTTCCCACTTCACTGGTTTAAcaatcttaaaaaaaatatgtaaacatCAAATTTGATAATTGTAGAAGTGCTTAAGCACCTGCTTGGGAAGCTGTTTTCTTATGTGTTCAGcatctttatattttttaccatCAACATTTGAATAGACACCAACAACAGGATCATTGATTTCTAACTTATTCAACGCTTTCCGGAAAGGTTCCAATGCAGGTTGCATCAAGTCAGAGTGAAAA encodes:
- the blot gene encoding sodium-dependent nutrient amino acid transporter 1 — translated: MREKWDKSSTFKEVPDGQPVAQKINFIYEPTYKPKLLLKSPSVRAIRNYNNLSIVDNSQNTYENLSFIPESGNVDVNTYDEAYTSTITSNDSKNSIFANNYDLYDYTTLRSSSAKTTLSNNGSELDSEKNEMGSTTKLVGSKMEMSCQTWFTHLETVLCTISLAAGFGNLYRLPQTTLLQGGLPFLVAYVVLTVLVGLPLLFLELGIGQLAQEGFIKSWRAVPFFKGVGYVKLLAGCLLGVYYPLYMGLSLYYIITISSSSVPFDKCATAKMGPTGYSADGQDGQQCLKKTFLESPFDDPTEYRNFVGILAVIWVIILILSIRRTKTFITSLSLLLFPVLGCLIALTVKAVFAEDEYKSLEKLNKDIDWSILQNAYIWYYAAIQVFFSTNVGFGTFVTNAGIIYNKINPLWIALCFFSVNLLFGVGSVIICYIFSGELDTIASKTGDITEVHLVALMYTIIVKSEDRNEAKIWAIVAYAGILLAGFISMATITYTLLKAITVQNRRRLKWWQTSIILCFVGLVLGAAVLLKSDLQIVRLLDHYIVGNLILISVIIEVFALIAFYGTENIKSDFEFMLGHILSKFWLILWCIVPLLLTAIFAWALIAPPAKGGITALEEDSVWVAGTGWGVVLTATVFIFVMGIYTITQQDGYTMVDKFKTSMKPSKNWGPKDPMLRHNWIQWRSKTKQGERDFTLKRRGTRDYTRSIKKSAKKANINSNQVVKNDQNQNVRVSNTSAEYVEPYYMENERPLALTNGRAGKKAKPLRVTSLVDSMDPPSPAFTINIRNTYDGFRTNINPLSRTHAVDIHDSSNSEGYGTFRKGPYIIPESHITHVCHRRYSQSEDATEL